Part of the bacterium genome is shown below.
ATCTTATGAAGCGGATATTATTCTGACCCGGCGGGGCAGGATCGAGATGCCTGTAGATGTCACGGTGACTTTAGTCAACGATTCGTCCTTGACTTACCGAATTCCGGCTCATTCGGATGATCCGGACATTTGGGGGGCGGAGCGAAAACCGGTATGGAATAAGGTATCGTCTGAGTATTTACTCTACTTGGAATTGCCCGACGCGGTTAAGTTCGTTGAGATCGACACAACATTATTATTACCCGATATTCACCGCATGAATAACCGGACGGGTTTACTCCCAAAAACGGAATGGCATTTTCAAATGCCGGTTGGCAGACTGGCGACGTTAAATACGTATGTCATTGAGCACCGCCCGTCGCTGTGGTATAATGCTGCGGACGTATTGCGCACCGGATATCAATTTAACGGTAAATGGGCCACAGATGAGCATAAGGTCAAGGCCGGCGTGTATTACGGAATTGACAGCCGAAAAGTTGATTTTGAGTTCAATTATTCGACGCCGCTGTATAAGTGGGGACGGCAGTTGTATATGAGCATGGGAAGCTATCGTCTGGAGGGGCGTGCTGAAAACAGAATTTCACTCACAAAACGAATCTACAATTCCACGTTGTATCGTCCTCCTATTAATGATTTCAGTATCGGTTTTCGTTCCAGTTACTTATTTGACAGCCATTATCTTCCGCCGGGCATCTTTTGGGATAAGAAACACACGAATGTGGTTTCTCTTGGTTGGACGTTACAAACCAAGCTTTATAATTCGCCAAAACTAAAAACTAATTTCGAAACTTCCACAATTGGTTCGAGATGGCAATACTCTAAATTGTATATGACATACAGGCACCCCCTGTCCTTGGTCAAAAAATATTTGTCGGCCACTCCTTATGTATTTGGAGGCTATTCGACGGGAAGGGTACCGGTGCAGGAACTTTACTATATTGCCGGCGCATCGCCGCGGCAAATGTTTGACAACAAATTTTATCGTTCGCGCGGAACTATTCCGGACGGACTCTGGCGCAATAGCGGTTCCCGGCATGTCAATTACGACGGCGACGGCAGCATGAGCGGATATGCGGATTCTAATCTTTTCGGCTCAAAAATTCTCGTAATCAATTTGGATTTAAATTACAGAAACCCTTTTAAGTTCATCACACAAAAAAGTATTTTCTTTTTGACTCAATTTGAACCGTATTTTTTTTATGATCTGGGCTTACTGTGGAATGACGACGCAAAACTGAAGAAGAACCTTGGTCAATATCTTTTGATGGATGCGGGCTCGGGATTTTATTACCAAATGCCCATACCTTCCTGGATAGGCAATTACAAATTAAAATGCGATTTCCCGTTGTGGGTGAATAAGCCTGAACGAAACGGCAAAAGCCGCCGGATTGCTTTCCGATGGCTGGTTGGACTGGCCAATGAGTTCTAATTAGAGACCATTAGAGCTAAATATTATTTAAAATTAAACGAGAATATATGCAGCCTATTACGCGCTTTGAGATTAGATTTTTTAGGACGTTAGTCTCAATTTGGCAAAAAAAAATCTCATTAATGTACTGGTGCCGTAATTGTAATAGCGAAAACAAAGTTTTTTTCCATTATAAAGAACAATACCCCCAATATATATGTAATCGGTGCGAGACAAAAAACGTGATAAATCTTAAATATCAATGAATTTGCATTATTTTTATTGACATTATATTTTTTATTAGTTAGATTTATAACAGATAATCAATTTTGTTAGTAAACGTCTGTAATCGTTCAAGTTTGTCCACATTACAAATATTTTTTTAACATAATCAAGTTACACTGTAAGGAGGTCACATGAAGTGGTTAAATTCTAAAACCCTTTTGGTATTATTTGCAATGGTTCTGGTTTCCAGTTGTACAAGTTATGCGTCCAAAGAGGAAGTTCAGCAATTGGACGAAAAAAGGGCAAGTGTCAAGGCAATGGAGAATAAGGTAGTTGAACTGACCAATGAAAAGAAAAAAGCGGATCAAGAGCTTCAGCAGAAAAAACAGAAATTAGATCAGGTCAAGAAAGACAAAGAAGAAGTGTTAAAACGCCTCGAAGCCATAGAAAAAGCCAACAAGTAAATCTATAATACAGTCTACGACTATGATTTTATATTTTAAGAGGAGAATACAAATGAATTTAGCTAAGGTACTCATGTTGGGCTTGTCGTTCATTCTTTTCACGACGGTTCTTCAGGCGCAGGAAGAGAAAATGAAAAAGGAAGACTGGACCAACAGCATTAACACATTGACCCAGCAGCAAACAGCTCATCAGATCAAGATAGACAGTTTGAATAAAGCAATTACTGGCGTCAAGGAAGAGGGCGCTAAAGTTGACGCCGAGACAGAAGCCGTTTGGAATGAAATTTACGCCGCTGTGGGAACCGATAAAGCCGGGGTGGATGCGATGAAGAAACAATGCTCTGATCTTGAAGCACGTATCACCGAACAATCAAAGTTGAGCGATGAAGCGTTGAGCAAAAAAGTGGCTGAGCTTGAGGCTTTAAAAGCTGAGGTTGAAGCACTTAAGAAGGATAAACGTTACGCATTAACTGAAATCTATAATAAAGTTAATGACCTGACCAATCGCTGCGATCAATTGATCTCACGAGGCAAAAATTATACACCTCCCAAACCGCGTCACGACAGTTATTCGGTTGTCATCGGCGATTTTCTCTGGAGAATTTCCGGTAAGAAAGAAGTGTATTCCGATCCGTTCCAGTGGATGAAGATCTATTCCGCAAACCGTGATCAGATTAGAAACCCCGACCTTATTTATCCGGCACAGACCTTTGTTATTCCGCGTGCGCAGGAAGCAAATGAATATTGGGTCCAACGCGGCGATAATCTGAAAACCATTTCCCAAAGCGTATACGGCTCGCCATCGGATTGGGTAAAGATCTATAACGCGAATAAGAGCATTATCGGAGAAGATTCAAATACTATTTATCCTCATACGATTTTAATTATTCCGAAATAATTAACGGGACCGGTTATCACGATGTGCGTGATAAAGATAGCGCAAGTTTATTAAGTAAAAAGCTCCCGAACACTTTTGTGTTCGGGAGCTTTTTTATTTCAGTAAGGAGTGTAATTGGCTAACGGCGATAAGACGATTAAAATTCAAGGGGTCAACCCTGTCATACTATTAGGCGCCAATGACAGTCACCTCAGAATTCTTCAGCAGAACTTCAACTCAAAAATCGTTGTTCGTGGTGATACCGTTCATCTCAAAGGCGATAAAGCCGAAGTCGAGCAGATTGAGGAAGTATTCACTGAACTCATATTTTTGTCCCATAAAAAACATCAACTGGATTCTGTCGATGTAGAGACGGTCATCCGATTGGTAAAATTGGGCAATGATGAGGAAATATCTGAAAAAAAACAGGAGATTCTGCATCCTCACAAGAACCTCAATTCCGTCGTATTATTTACACACAGGGACTATGTGGAGGTTAAATCTGAGGGACAGGCGGAATACGTTAAGCAGGCTAAGCAAAACGATATTGTTTTTGCAATTGGACCGGCGGGAACAGGGAAAACGTATTTGGCAGTTGCTATTGCCTTGGCTTCCTTAAAGAATAAGGAAGTAGAGCGAATTGTAATTTCACGGCCGGCAGTTGAGACCGGCGAAAGCCTCGGCTTTTTACCTGGGGATTTACGCGATAAGATCGATCCGTATTTGCGCCCATTGTATGATGCATTACACGATATGATTCCAAGCAGTAAATTGCGTACCTATATGGAGCAAGGCGCTATTGAAATTGTTCCACTGGCTTACATGCGCGGGCGTACGCTTAATAATGCGTACGTAATTCTTGATGAAGCTCAGAATACTACGCCCACTCAGATGAAAATGTTCTTAACGCGGCTCGGAGCGAATTCTAAAGCCATTGTGACAGGCGATGTCACTCAGAGCGATCTCCCGAGAAATATAACTTCCGGATTACGGGAAGTTGAAGATATTCTGATGGGGATCGAAGGCATAGCCTTTGTATTCTTCAATAAAAAGGATGTTGTACGCCACCGTCTTGTGCGGGAAATTATAGAAGCTTATGATACCTATGACGATACCCAGTCCGTTTCGCCTGGAAAGAATCTTTCTTTGCAGCGTGGTGGGGACTAATATGATTTCAACTAATAAGATAAGGGAATTCAAATGAGAGATGTAGTTATTGTTTCAGCAGCAAGGACGCCTATAGGGTCCTTCCAAGGAAGTTTAAGTGACGTGACCGCGACCAGATTAGGCGCATTGGTCATAGAGGAAGCTATTAAAAGAGCGGGTATTGATAAATCCATGGTAGATGAAGTGATCATGGGTAACGTGTTAACCGCCGGAGAAGGACAGGCGCCGGCACGTCAGGCGGCATTGTATGCCGGACTACCCGAGACGGTGACGTGCATGACGATCAATAAAGTATGCGGATCCGGATTAAAATCGGTGATGCTTGCCGCGCAAGCAATCATGTGCGGCGATGCAGAAATCATTGTTGCCGGCGGAATGGAAAGCATGTCTAACACGCCGTATTTGCTCGACAAAGCCCGAACAGGTTACCGGATGGGGCACGGGCAGGTGCTGGACAGCATGATTAAAGACGGTTTATGGGACGTGTATAATGACTATCACATGGGAAATGCCGGCGAATTATGTGCGAAGGAATGTAATATTCCGCGTGACGTTCAGGACGCATTTGCTAAGACCTCGTATGAACGTGCCATCAAAGCTCAGAAAGACGGCTTATTCAAGGAAGAAATTATCGGTGTCACCATCAAAGGCAAAAAAGCGGACGTAGTTGTAGCAGATGATGAAGAGCCCGGGAAAGCCAATTTTGAAAAAATGCTGACGTTGAAGCCTGCATTTCAGAAAGACGGTACCATTACCGCAGCAAATGCTTCAAAAATTAATGACGGCGCCGCCGCTTTAGTCGTGATGTCCAAAGAAAAGGCCGATCAGCTTAAGCTCAAACCTCTGGTGAGGATCGTTGCACAGGCCTCGGCTGCGCGTAAGCCGGAATGGTTTACCACAGCGCCGATCGATGCAATTGGCAAAGTCCTTAAGAAAGCAAATCTGAAGGTTGGCGATATTAATCTGTTTGAAATCAATGAAGCCTTTGCGGTAGTCAGCTTAGCCGCGGCGAATGAACTGCAGATTCCTGCGGAAAAAATGAATGTGCACGGCGGGGCGATTGCTTTAGGCCATCCGATCGGTGCGAGCGGAGCGCGTATCCTCACTACGCTGCTTTACGCGATGAAACAGCAGAATAAGAAGTTTGGCCTTGCGGCATTATGTATTGGCGGAGGCGAAGCTAGCGCTTTGGTTGTTGAAAAGATCTAAAGAGAGCTGAACCCGAAGTTAATATCCAAATTGTGGCTGATCATGTATGGCAGAGTCTAAACACTCTGCCATTTGTTTTATAGGTTTTCAAAAATCTTCAAAAACATGATAGAAGTCATTGTTTAATCAGTTGCTTAAGAGTAAATTGTTCTCGTCAAGAATGCCATTAAGCGAAAGTTAAGGGAAATCTACGCATAAATAACTCATCTTGACCCGATTTCTATTACTTTCAAAGGAAAATGACTTATGAACGCGCAAATTGGAACTCTGGAGAACCCATTAAGAATAGCGATCATTGGATCTGGCCCGTCGGGCTTTTATGCAGCAGATCATCTACAGAAACAAAAAGATCTGATCGTGCAGATCGACATGTTTGACCGCCTGCCGACGCCGTTTGGTCTTGTCAGAGGCGGTGTGGCGCCGGATCATGCAAAGATCAAATCAGTGACGAAAGTTTATGATAAGATCGCCGCAGACCCTAATTTTCGGTTTTACGGCAATGTAGAATTCGGTAAGGATTTGACACACGCCGACATGTTAAAATTTTATCACCAGGTCATTTACGCGGTCGGAGCTCAAACAGATAAAAAAATGGAAATTCCAGGTGAAGATCTTCCCGGAAGCCACCCGGCTACGGAGTTTGTTGCATGGTATAACGGCCATCCGGATTATCGTGATTATAAATTTGATCTGACGCAAGAATGCGCCGTCGTGGTCGGCGTAGGAAACGTTGCCATGGATGTTGCGCGGATTTTAGCGAGCAGTTATGATGAATTGGTTAAGACCGATATGGCTGATTATGCATTGGAAGCTTTGAAAAACAGCAAGGTACGTGAAATTTACCTCCTTGGCCGTCGAGGGCCAGCCCAAGCCGCATTCACAAATCCGGAGGTCAAAGAACTGGGTGAATTGGAAGAAACGGATGCCATTGCGGATATCAATGAGGTAACGTTGGATCCTCTGAGCAAAGCCGCACTGGAGACCAATCCTGACAGCACTATTCAAAAGAATATTGAAATTATGACAGGTTATGCTACCCAATCTCCTAAAGGAAAACCAAAAAGACTATTTATGCGCTTCTTAGTCTCACCTGTGGAGATTACAGGCAAAGATCGTGTTGAAGCGGTAAAAATAGTTAAGAATGAACTATTCCAGAATAAAGACGGCACTTTACGTCCACGCGCTACGGATAAATTTGAAACAATAAAAGCCGGATTAATATTTCGGTCAATAGGTTACAAAGGAGTTGCGCTACCGGATATTCCTTTTCACGATAGCTGGGGCGTAATTCCAAATAAAGATGGAAGAGTGCATGATCCCAAGAACGATAAGATAGTAGAAGGCGAATACGTTGTAGGCTGGATCAAACGCGGCCCGTCGGGCGTGATCGGAACCAATAAGCCGGATTCACAGGCAACAGTTAATATGATGCTCGAGGATTTGAAGCAAAACAAATGTTTTTCTCCTGCCCTTCCGAAGCGTGAGGCTTTGGAAAGTATGCTTTGTGAGAAAAAAGTCAAATTTGTTACTTTCGGCGAATGGCAGAAGTTGGACCGGCTGGAAATACAGAAAGGGCAAGCTCTTGGGCGCCCGAGGCTAAAATTCACGCGCGTTGAGGAAATGCTCGGAGCGCTCGAAAAAAAATAGTCATCTTTTATTTCCAAAATATTCTATACATTAGGCCTGTCTCAGATCGGGGACAGGCCTATTATTTTATTATTTAGAGAGGTTGACAGATGAACTTATTTAAGCGACTAATTCTTACCGCAGCCTCAGTTATTCTCTTTTCCTGTTCGACCAATCAAAACGGTTCCACCGTTGTGGTTGCCGTCAAGGCTGATCCTGACCAGATCAATCCCGTTACCCACGTCACCGCTTTTGGGCGAATTCTGTGTACTGGCATTTTCCCGCGGTTATTGGAATCGGAGTTTGATACCGTTACGGGCATGATTTACTACCAGCCGCTATTAGCGAAACGCTTTGAATTTTCTCAAGATCACAAATCCCTTACCTATTTTTTACGCTCGGATATTTTTTGGGATGATGGGCAACGGGTTACAGCCAAAGATATCAAATTTACATTTGAATTGATCAATCATCCCGATGTTGCCAGTTCAAAAAAAGATCAACTGCAGATGCTGGATATGGACGAAAACGGAAGTCTGGACAAAGCGATCAGAATTGTCAACGATTCGACCATCACTTTCTATTTTAAGCAGGCAAACCCTCTTCAAATTTACGACACCAATTTGCAGCCGGGTTTTTTGCCCTATCATATATTAAAAGACGTCAAACCGGCCGATCTGCGAACTCATCCATTTAACTTAAATCCACTGTCCGCCGGACCTTACCGGTTGAGTGTTTGGAAGAAACAGGAGCAGTTGATTTACTTATCACGCAAAGAGGAAGCAGGAAAAGTAGATCAGATCGTTTTTCGGGTGATTCCCGAATACACAACGCGTCTAACGGCTCTTAAAACCGGCGAAGTGGACGTGATGTATCCGATCAATCCGCAGGACGTAGCGCAGATCAAGAAAGAAAATCCGGCTATTCGGATCGAAGTGATGAAAGCCCGCTATTATGATTATGTAGGGTGGCAGAATATAGATCAAAAAATTTACCACGAAAGTAACGGTGCAATAGTCAAACCACATCCGCTATTCGGGAATAAAAAAGTCCGTAAAGCGCTGACAGTGGCGATTAATAGACAGGAGATAGTGGAAGGGTTTTTGGGAGAATACGGACAGCAGGCGGTTTCTCCAATTTCTCCCGTTTTCAAATGGGCAATCAATGATTCGCTCCGACCGCTTCCGTATGATCCTGATTTGGCAAAAAATATTTTGAAACAAGAGGGCTGGTTCGATCATGACGGGGATGGAATTATCGACCTAGAGGGCCGTAAATTCGAATTTGACATTTATTATGATGCAGGAAATGACCGGCGCGAATTTGCGGCGCTTATCATTCAAAGGAATTTAGAAGCCGTTGGTATCAAGGTGCGTGTTCAAAGCGTGGAGACCAACGTTTTTTATGATAACGAATTGAAGAAAAATTATGACGCATTCATTTCCGGAATAGGCGTGACGTTACAAATTGATCCCACCAGTGAATGGAATTCCAACCTGAAAAAAAACACGTATAACGATGTGTCGTATCAAAATCCGGAAGTTGACAAACTTATTGAAAAAGGCAAGAGCTATACAAATCCGCTGGATGCGGCGCCAACATGGAAGAAGTTTCAGGCTATTATATACGAAGACCAGCCTGCCACATTCTTATTTTGGAGGGATGAGATTGTGGGATATAATCAAAGAATCAAGAATACCCATACGACCATATTAGGTGAAATTGATAATTACTGGCTGTGGACAATTGTGCCTGGACAATAAGGCATCAACTAGGCTGCTTCAAATCTTCTCTCATCAAAAATGATCTGACGCGCGAGTTCGCGCTCTTTTTCATCAATTTTATACAATGGTTTTATTTTCTGCGCATTGACAATAGCCATGTCGAGACCGGCTTCGATCGCGTAATGTAGAAAAACAGAATTGATCACATGGCGCGCCTCGGGATTTAATCCGAACGAAATATTACTCACACCGAGCAGTGTCTTAACTTTTGGAAATGCCTTTTTGATCAGTCGAATTGCTTCGATGGTCTCAATACCCGCTTTTCTAAATTCTTCGTCGCCGGACCCCAACGTGAAGGTTAATGCGTCAAATATAATGTCTTCTTCCCGCATGCCGTATTTGTTGACCACGAGATTATGAATTCGTTTAGCAATCTCAAATTTCTTTTCACGTGTTTTTGCCATTCCGTCTTCATCGATCGTCAGCGCAACAACTGCCGCACCGTAACGTTTGCATAACGGCAACACTTTTTCCAACCTTTCTTCGCCGTCTTCTAGATTGATCGAATTAACAATGGCACGGCTCCCGAGCATTTGAAGAGCTTTTTCGATCACGGGATATTCAGTGGAATCGATCATCAATGGAATTGAAACCTGTGTATTAAAGCGTTTGATCACTTCTTCCATGTCTCTTGCCTCGTTACGGCCGACGTATGCTACGCAGACATCCAACACATGTGCGCCTTCGCGAGCCTGTTCTTTACCCATGGAGACCATGCTGTCATAATCTTCCGCGATAAGTAGTTCTTTAAATTTCTTAGATCCGTTCGCATTGGTCCGCTCGCCAATAATAATCGGCGCCGGTTCTATCTGCATTGGAACAGCCGCGTATAACGAGGAAACAGATGGAACGTAATTCCATTCGCGTCCGCGGGGATTCAAATGTCCGATATGATCGGCGAGTGATTTTATATGATCGGGTGTCGTTCCACAGCAACCGCCGATGATATTAACGCCAAAGTCCTTCGAAAAATGACTCAGCCATTTCGTTAATTCGTCCGGTGAAAGATGGTAGTGCGCTTTCCCGCCAATGTTCTCAGGTATTCCTGCATTCGGCATACAAAAAATAGGTTTCGGAGAATTGTGGCAGAGAAAACGGATATTTTCGGACATTTCTTTCGGACCTGTCGCGCAATTCATTCCAACCACATCAACAATATCGAACGGCTCGATCGTTGTTAAGGCCGCGTTTATCTCAGTTCCCATTAACATGGTTCCCGTCATTTCTACAGTAACGGATACAATGACGGGAATCTTTTTCTTGCGGTCTTTGAATAGATCTTGCGCAGCGCACAGGGCAATTTTGGTTTGCAAAATATCCTGGCACGTTTCAATACAAAAGAGATCGGCGCCGCCGTCAAATAATCCGGCCATTTGATCGTAGAAGGCCTTTCGCATTGATTCAAAATCAATATGGCCGAGAGAGGGCAGTTTTGTGGTGGGTCCGATCGAACCCGCTGCAAATCGCGGCTTATCGGGAGTAGAGAAGTCCCGTACGCATTTTTTTGCCAGTTCTGCGCCGAGCTTGCTCAATTCATATGCCCTATCCTGCAAATTATATTCAGCCAAGACAATTGAAGCCGAGCCGAAAGTATTCGTTTCAATCACGTCCGCGCCGGCCTGGAGGAAATCAACATGCACTTTTTCCATTGCCGAAGGCTTCGTGATCAACAAATATTCGTTGCATCCATTGTACTCTTCGCCGCCAAAATCATCTGCATTCAGATTTTGCATTTGAAGATTTGTGCCTGTTGCACCGTCGAACAGGATGATTCGGTCTTTTAGTATGTCCAAAAATTGTTTCATTATAAATCCTGACCCATTAGCAATAGAGGGCACAAAGAATAAATCATTTTTGAGAACTATGGGATCTCTGTGGCACACATAAAAAAAAGCGATCCCGATTACTCGAAATCGCTTTCTAAATAATCGTTTGTTCTATTAGTATCTGTACATGTCCGATTTATACGGGCCGTCAACCGTTACGCCGATATATTTTGCCTGTTCTGTCGTCAGCGTGTCCAGTTCGACGCCGATCTTCTCCAGATGCAGGCGCGCCACTTTTTCGTCCAGATGCTTCGGTAACGTATAAACTTTCTTTTCATACCGGTCGGAATGGTTCCAAAGTTCGAGTTGGGCCAATACCTGGTTTGTAAACGAATTTGACATCACGAAAGACGGGTGTCCCATCGCGCAACCAAGATTGACCAGACGGCCTTCCGCCAGAACAATAACATCTTTTCCGTCGATTGTGTATTTATCAACTTGCGGCTTGATCTCTTCTTTGGTTTTACCATAATTCTTATTTAACCATGCCATGTCGATTTCCGTATCAAAATGCCCGATATTACACACGACAGTTTTATCTTTCATTGCCCTGAAATGGCGATCAGTAACGATGTTCATGTTACCGGTTGCTGTTACGACAATATCCGCTTCTTTGACAGCCTGATCCATTTTTTTCACTTCATATCCTTCCATCGCAGCCTGAAGGGCGCAGATGGGATCAATTTCAGTAACGATAACACGAACGCCTGCGCTGCTGAGAGATTCCGCGGAACCCTTTCCAACGTCACCAAAGCCTGCAACCACGGCTACTTTGCCCGCTAACATAAGGTCCGTTGCTCTGCGGATGGCATCAACTAGAGATTCGCGACAGCCGTATTTGTTATCAAATTTAGATTTAGTGACCGAGTCGTTAACATTGATCGCGGGAATCGGCAATGTTCCGGCCTTCATTCTTTCATACAAACGATGAACACCCGTTGTTGTTTCTTCTGACAAGCCTCGGATGTCTTTGATCAACTCCGGATATTTATCAAATACCATATTAGTCAGGTCGCCTCCGTCGTCGAGAATCATATTCAATGGTTTACGGTCTTCGCCGAAAAACAAAGTCTGTTCAATGCACCAATCAAATTCCTCAGCATTCATTCCCTTCCATGCATAAACAGGAATACCATTCGCGGCAATGGCCGCTGCCGCGTGATCTTGTGTGGAAAAAATATTACAGGATGACCAAGTAACTTCAGCGCCGAGTTCGACCAGCGTTTCAATCAAAACAGCGGTC
Proteins encoded:
- a CDS encoding thiolase family protein, with product MRDVVIVSAARTPIGSFQGSLSDVTATRLGALVIEEAIKRAGIDKSMVDEVIMGNVLTAGEGQAPARQAALYAGLPETVTCMTINKVCGSGLKSVMLAAQAIMCGDAEIIVAGGMESMSNTPYLLDKARTGYRMGHGQVLDSMIKDGLWDVYNDYHMGNAGELCAKECNIPRDVQDAFAKTSYERAIKAQKDGLFKEEIIGVTIKGKKADVVVADDEEPGKANFEKMLTLKPAFQKDGTITAANASKINDGAAALVVMSKEKADQLKLKPLVRIVAQASAARKPEWFTTAPIDAIGKVLKKANLKVGDINLFEINEAFAVVSLAAANELQIPAEKMNVHGGAIALGHPIGASGARILTTLLYAMKQQNKKFGLAALCIGGGEASALVVEKI
- a CDS encoding PhoH family protein translates to MANGDKTIKIQGVNPVILLGANDSHLRILQQNFNSKIVVRGDTVHLKGDKAEVEQIEEVFTELIFLSHKKHQLDSVDVETVIRLVKLGNDEEISEKKQEILHPHKNLNSVVLFTHRDYVEVKSEGQAEYVKQAKQNDIVFAIGPAGTGKTYLAVAIALASLKNKEVERIVISRPAVETGESLGFLPGDLRDKIDPYLRPLYDALHDMIPSSKLRTYMEQGAIEIVPLAYMRGRTLNNAYVILDEAQNTTPTQMKMFLTRLGANSKAIVTGDVTQSDLPRNITSGLREVEDILMGIEGIAFVFFNKKDVVRHRLVREIIEAYDTYDDTQSVSPGKNLSLQRGGD
- a CDS encoding adenosylhomocysteinase; its protein translation is MSVAEKLNTKIPSYMKYKVKDMSLAAWGRKEILLAEAEMPGLMSIRKEYGKQKPLKGARIAGCLHMTIQTAVLIETLVELGAEVTWSSCNIFSTQDHAAAAIAANGIPVYAWKGMNAEEFDWCIEQTLFFGEDRKPLNMILDDGGDLTNMVFDKYPELIKDIRGLSEETTTGVHRLYERMKAGTLPIPAINVNDSVTKSKFDNKYGCRESLVDAIRRATDLMLAGKVAVVAGFGDVGKGSAESLSSAGVRVIVTEIDPICALQAAMEGYEVKKMDQAVKEADIVVTATGNMNIVTDRHFRAMKDKTVVCNIGHFDTEIDMAWLNKNYGKTKEEIKPQVDKYTIDGKDVIVLAEGRLVNLGCAMGHPSFVMSNSFTNQVLAQLELWNHSDRYEKKVYTLPKHLDEKVARLHLEKIGVELDTLTTEQAKYIGVTVDGPYKSDMYRY
- a CDS encoding NADP oxidoreductase, which translates into the protein MNAQIGTLENPLRIAIIGSGPSGFYAADHLQKQKDLIVQIDMFDRLPTPFGLVRGGVAPDHAKIKSVTKVYDKIAADPNFRFYGNVEFGKDLTHADMLKFYHQVIYAVGAQTDKKMEIPGEDLPGSHPATEFVAWYNGHPDYRDYKFDLTQECAVVVGVGNVAMDVARILASSYDELVKTDMADYALEALKNSKVREIYLLGRRGPAQAAFTNPEVKELGELEETDAIADINEVTLDPLSKAALETNPDSTIQKNIEIMTGYATQSPKGKPKRLFMRFLVSPVEITGKDRVEAVKIVKNELFQNKDGTLRPRATDKFETIKAGLIFRSIGYKGVALPDIPFHDSWGVIPNKDGRVHDPKNDKIVEGEYVVGWIKRGPSGVIGTNKPDSQATVNMMLEDLKQNKCFSPALPKREALESMLCEKKVKFVTFGEWQKLDRLEIQKGQALGRPRLKFTRVEEMLGALEKK
- a CDS encoding ABC transporter substrate-binding protein encodes the protein MNLFKRLILTAASVILFSCSTNQNGSTVVVAVKADPDQINPVTHVTAFGRILCTGIFPRLLESEFDTVTGMIYYQPLLAKRFEFSQDHKSLTYFLRSDIFWDDGQRVTAKDIKFTFELINHPDVASSKKDQLQMLDMDENGSLDKAIRIVNDSTITFYFKQANPLQIYDTNLQPGFLPYHILKDVKPADLRTHPFNLNPLSAGPYRLSVWKKQEQLIYLSRKEEAGKVDQIVFRVIPEYTTRLTALKTGEVDVMYPINPQDVAQIKKENPAIRIEVMKARYYDYVGWQNIDQKIYHESNGAIVKPHPLFGNKKVRKALTVAINRQEIVEGFLGEYGQQAVSPISPVFKWAINDSLRPLPYDPDLAKNILKQEGWFDHDGDGIIDLEGRKFEFDIYYDAGNDRREFAALIIQRNLEAVGIKVRVQSVETNVFYDNELKKNYDAFISGIGVTLQIDPTSEWNSNLKKNTYNDVSYQNPEVDKLIEKGKSYTNPLDAAPTWKKFQAIIYEDQPATFLFWRDEIVGYNQRIKNTHTTILGEIDNYWLWTIVPGQ